ATAGACTTCATCACAGTGCTAAACCCTCCATTTTCGTATCAGAGAAGCATTTTCTTGTTATTATATGCGCTACGGGGATTAAAACAATTTACCCCTCGACGAAGGTGTGACGGCACCTGAAAACCCCTTTCTTTTCCCAAATCTATATCCCTTTTCCAACAGACACCTCCTTGGAAGAGGATACGTATTGAGGCACATTAATCTTCATTTTCCTGTGGCCATCCTCTTGGTTAATATAGTCATTTAggtaaaatatgaataaaagtgACTTAAATGCACAATTACAGAtaacgagagaaaaaaaaattcatgaacaagaaaagaacaataattttaaaaggTTATTTAAATACGTTAAAGAAATGAATATGAAACATATTGTATAAACCTTGATCTTTCTATATtgttacaaatacaaaaaaggtgaaaaacaaattgggaaaaatattatatataatgtatgtaatatatatttttttatgtaaatatattgtaatttgcaggagcagggccctcttctccttctgtaccagaatgttttgatgtcattttaaccccttaaagacaaggggttaaaatgcattgtttttaatgggtttagggaccgcccattgtccttaaggggttaaattttcATTCCTTGCCACTACTCCCCATTGTAACCGCACCACAGGATCtgccggtgctatataaataaaaatgaaataaataatataaacgaCGTGGAGGTTATGGTGCATTTACATACTCTTGTGACTTTTAAATGATGTTAGTACTGATCGGTACCCCTGCAATATTGGCTAATATAAAACCTTCGGCGTTGGTAATATTATCCATCAATGATCAGAACTACTAACTGTAATCcacttttcccccccaatatttcctgattCTGGGTGTTGCTTGTTGTTCGACCTGTATTTGGGCCAAAATACTGTGGTGTTGAATGGCGCCAGTAAAGAGTACACCTGGCAGGACTACAGTTAAATTGTCTAGTTACCTTTTCCCCCTtaagtattattataaattaatatttattcatatagcgccatcatattccacaggaCTGTATAATGGGCAAACAGCACAgagcataacataacaatttgacacaCAGAAACCAAAGATAAGGacggccctgctcaaatgagtttgCAATCTACACAATTTACACAAACCAACAAAATTAAGACAGCTCCCACCTTGCTTTGGATTCCAAGATGCAAGCCCCCTCTTTGGCTTTAGGTTTCAGGCGGTAGTCACCGGAGCAGATATAAAACCAGGATATGACTCCACGCCAACTATACATGAAATGCCGGGCGActagaaaatgtttgttttaatctATATTACACAAGTAGTAAAAGTGCAATGGGCCAGCCACATAAGTGTAACCTGGTTTAAACACTAGTTGtatagaataaatattaatgatgtTATAAGGTTATGAAGGGCGAGCTGGAGGTGGCAGAAGAAGACAACCTGTCAGTTGATTTCCCCATGGGAGTGGTGGGTCTTAAGGGtttttgaagaagaagaaccaAAGACACGGGGAGATTTTGATCATCCAGGCAAGGATGTCCCAGAGAATTGGTTATATTCATACATGAGAAGTAGAAATCAGAGCAGAGGACAGAGCTTCATCGTCAGAGGGGATGTATTTGGAGATAAATGAGGAGAAGTAAGTAGGGGAACCGTCATGGAGAGATCCTGCCAAGCAGGAACAAAGTATAGATCTTCAGTATCTGAGATAAATGTTCTTACCTGAAGCAGAGACTCATGGATGACTACATGTAAGAACGTTCAATGGAATGATAGCTTCATAGCGATCCGTGACCCTTTGTTTCAAAACAAAATATCCTTAAAATTCCAAGAAATATTCTCcccaaaatagttttaaaaataattaagttGGTTTAAGCCTCAAACAATTATGCCATGGAGTTCTACTTAAAGGAACCCTTTTCAGTCTGGATACTTTGGGAAATATTTCAACAATTTATCAGCGTTGTCTGCGTTATGGACTTCCATATAACTGAATGATATCCCCTATCTCTTTACCTCACTACTGTACTTTAACCAGCAATTTTCTAGTTGCCGTCATGTAATTGCAGAATTTACACGAAAGGTCAAGATTTTGTTAATATGTACTTGACTTACTCTACTTGAAAAACACTCTTATCATACTATatagtggaaaaaaatgtaaaagtgcgctcaaaaaaacgaaataaaataaaaaaaaatgataaagtaCCCACCAAAtggtgtagaaaaaaaaaatatataaaaagggaaTGCAACCTTTCAAAAATACAGGTCTTCTGCAAGAAAAAACAATAGCGTGATATGTAAAAGTAGAGAAACCCCCACTATACAATATCGCACAGGAACGCTTGATGTTTTTTGCACCCTGAGTGCAAAAATATTCCAACAATTCCAAGATAATGATGAATGTTGTTCAGCTGACGACCGCTATACACATACCAGCGaatgtggggaaaaaattgAAGTGTAATCAAAAATATCTGTCTTATGTGTGAAGAAGATGTAGATATGCATGGAGATTTCAGCAGACATAATCCAATAAGTAATCCAGTAAGTAGAAAAATGCTTGTACGGACTGCAAACAtcgttacatagttatataggctgaaaaagacATGCCTCCATCAAggtcagcctttcctatatcgctctttccaattttgcactaaccagggaaaaaattactttttgaccccaaaatggcagtcagatttctccttggatcaataagatgtttccccataattaaagattatatccccgaatattatgtttttccaggtatccatccagttgcagtttaaacgtctgtacagactccgataaaactacctctgcaggcagagaattccacatccttactgtccttactgtaaaaaaccctttcctctgccttggactaaatctcctttcttccagtctaaacgtaTGACcccgtgtcctatgcatagtcctgtttatgaacagatttccacacaatggtttgtattggccctgaatatatttatatatatatatatatatatatttaaatatatatatatatatatatatacgcgttTCGCCTGCTCAGAAGTTGGTATTTAAACCAGTTGGCTGTAAAGTGTTTAACTTAAAAAGCCATTCCATCTaaagtatataaatgtaaatgatacaggaaatacaaatgattaataaaaaaaaaatgattaataaaagaaaaattctaaaaaaaaaagattccaagGTGTATATAAGTAGTAAATGAACACATGTagaacaatatacaaaattgttgctttttgttttatttaatatttttgtctgATTCCACACTCATTTTTCTTGATTAGATATCCATATAAAGATTGTATAGGTCGAACCGGGACACTACCCAAGGCCTTTCCTCTCAGTAACATATACACTGGCACACAGTTACACACTCTCACATTAacaaatacttacacacacttaagccacacacacattaacatacacttataccatcatactaacacacacatttacagatatgcactcatgctaacacacgctccctctaacacacacacacttacacaaagtgACCTATATTGTttaccaagtttttttttagactctgaacattttgctttttaattaCCCGTGCCTATAAAAATGTACAgagttttattacagttttatattcCTGTCAGAAGGCAGTGACACCTGGATTCTACACCTCTGTGTTGGTTTAGAGTCATTAttgaaaacacattatttatttagttactgGTCTTCCTGTTGGTTGGCTGCCACTTTTGCACACAGCCTGAAAGTCGGAAATCCTATGCGATGTACCCcttattatgtcctgtttgcCTATTAAACATCTCTGCGGAGCATGATCGTGCTGTGTAAACATAGTAAAAAGTATAATGCAAATCCTCTTTCTTTCACATTTTACATCCAATTGGAAATGTCACATGGCCAAAAATCCATTACATAACTTTAATAAAGGCACACCCTGTCACCTTGGCCAAATGTGTCCATAAATTAATACAAGTAGGTCGTTTTTTGTCATTGTAATTGTCTTTAGAtggatatataattatattttgttctgGCACTGGTACGGCATGTTCTTAAAAGTATGTCACTTTTACCAAATCTCCTCTCTCGCTTCTTTTCTCCAAGCCGTAGATTTTGAGCTCACTTAGTCTTTCCTGTTGAcctttatcctgcaaaccattcaccctCCTTTAAACTCTCTCCAAAATGTCTATATGCTTCTGGAGATGGTGTACACAATACTTGagatgaggtctgaccagaggcTGCAGTGGAAACTACAGCTGGTCTCTTCCTTTGTGGTCGGGTTCTCGACAAATCGATGGGAGTGCTTTTTCTCCATGTGCATGGGGGCTGATCTGACCCCCAACCTCCTCATTTcctgagccagtgctggagatgACTGGAGGTAAGTATGTTGCAAGCAAGGAGCATAACTGGGCGGTGAGTAAAGAGGCAAATGAACATGGGGGAtgctgcagaaccccccccaaacatCTGCAAAAGGAACACAAGGGTAATTTAAAGGGATTTTTCAGCTATTATATGTATTCAAGTGTCAGGAGtctctgtttaaccccttcggttCTCTTGCTATAGTGTTCTTTTGGGTAGGTTTAGGTTAGTTTGGTGGGTGGTTAGAGGGAATTGGGGATAGTGTAGAGGGTTTTACGGAaggagatataaatatatattttagcgtATTAGTGTTAGGATAGTTTGGTGGGTGGTTAGATTGAATTGGGCAGGTAGTGTACCCAATATTTCACATGTGTGATGATAATGATGCCCAAGTTCCACCTGCTTAATTGAGGTGTACAGAACCTGCCCCTGATCAGTATTGGTTCCCCAAATATATCAGACCCAGAAACCCCCCTTTAGTGCAGCTCCTGGCATCAGATGTGATACTGGTGCTAGTGAGCCTTTTTCCAAAAGatttttatgataaaaaaacttttgtgcTGCCCAGTTTCAGGCAGCTGACCAAGGGGGCAGAAGCCAGGCCTGACACCCCATTGACCCCTATTAGACTAAAATTAAGTTTCTCCTTAAATAAACTGGGTTACAAAAAAATCAGCAGTTGAATGAgtgaatattttggaaaatgtcCATTAGTATTTATTCATATTGTTTATCATTTAGATCTTACAAAACAGGAATACTCTGTTCTATTTAAAACTTTGAGTTAGCAATAAACATGTTGGTTCAGAACGAAGGTTGCGCAACCACCCATAATTACACACGCACAAGGCTTACTTTCCAAACGTGGTCAGCGTACGGGTAGACAATTCTCACAACAGGGATGgtgacagcctcccagcagaggtggtagaggttaatacggcGAGGGaggtttaaacatgcatgggataggaatCGGGTTAtcccgaatataagacaagactaaGGAGTGGATACAGGTTACTGCAGGAAatacaggcagactagatgggctgaatagttcctatctgacatcaaattctgtgtttctttggGCAAATGGACAGTTTTTGCTAAAAGTATAGCAATAATTATTTTCTCTTGCTAAAATTCCACTGTAAAATTTGACTTTTAAAGGGAACCCAACTGTACCCAATTGAACATGATTGCATTCCGGCACAGCGTTCATTTGCACCAATAGATAGGCAATAGCTCTTGATGAGCTTGTGCTGAGGTGTATAtgttagagccctgcgcgggacggcTTTTTCAATcctgctcccgctgattttttgcccaatcccgcccgctcccgcaatgtgtgttctccactcccgccacatttgtggtcaatcccgcccgctcctgccacaaatgtggccaatcacgcccgctcccgccacaaatgtggccaatcccgcccacctccttacctgaactgcagatttcccgcgcagtcccgcaaggctgccctcgagttgccccctcacagcgtctcttctcttgctccgcccaggaacaaggcggagtcacgggaagtgacatcacatcacgtgactccgttttgttcctgggcggagcaagagaggagacaatGTAAGGGAGAAGCAAGAAGCCTTGTCGGACTGCGtggggattaccgggacccgcaggtacagtgcctgactgcccgcaacaccagcaagaccgcccgcccccgcaagttttttggcgggacctgcctcccaatgcagtcctctagtataTGTGTcaggtgtatatgtgtgatgtGTATCACGCAgagaagaaatataaaataactttcATGAACACCCCTTTCCCTGACCTATTTTTATTTGTCAGAAAATAATTCTCTCCCATCCCTATTCGTCAACACGCAAAGGTAAAGGTCATGCTCATTATACTCTCAAATGTTCCGCCTGCTGGGTGGACGCTTTGTGCTGCTGATGAAATCGTCATGTCCCAAGCATCTACGAAACCAACATTCACTCCTTGGAAGACTTCCCTAAGCACCAGATACTGAGCGTATCCATTGAAGTCCCCGATCCGCTCCACGGCCGTATTAAGTTCCCTGGTGTTTTCTGTTTTGATAATAACTTTGGTGTCAGGGCTTCGCAGGAAGAGACGTTCGATGGCTCTACGGATATTGAGCGCTCTTCTGATGTACAATTGAAGAGGAAACTGTCGGAAATGTTGTCCCATGGTGATGACGATTATAGTGTCTTTGCCGCCACCTTGCAGGTCGATCTGCCGACTTGTGTATTTGTCCTCTTTGAAGTAATAGAACATGAAACTTTCTAGAGGGAACCCATGTCTCTTGTAAGATACATAAATATCTTTATCTATGCTCAAAGCCAGAAGGGTTTTCTCCCAATAATTCCATTGCCTACCGTGGTAGCCAAAATATTGTACTACTGttggaaaaaacaaaagtgttagATGGTCATACAGGTCCGTACATACGTAtacatatttacaatatatatgtatcccCATTTcagtattaaatattatattttcccGTTGGAATTCATAGATgcattgtaaatgtatattatgttattcacacccacaaaataaattaaaatatttcaaaaacattagCGTTAATACCCAACAAGACCACCCAACCAGATGCCCCCTTAACCGGGATGATTATAAGAAAAGTGCATCTCTCACTAATGCATCACTGGGTTAAAGCGGTCATCTTATCATCAAGTCTTTAATAATCACTCTTGATAGGATTTGTATTTGTCAGCGAGTAATCATTTCATATAAAGTTTCTAAATTTTAGTAAACTAAAAGTTCtagtatttaaaaaagttaGTCATTTTATCTAGAACTTACTACTGATGCCTTCGGTAAAGTGCATGATGAACTGACGTAAGGTGGAGTCTCCGATGAGGAACAGCTTCTTGCCCTGAAGGCACCTTGTGAAGTCTTCCTTAGTTTTATAAACGTCCATTTTACAATAAACTGGGTTCCaggtattatttaaaaaatatccacTCGGTAACGGAGAACTCATTCCAGTCTGGCATTTTGTCTTTTGAGAGGTCTCGTCTGCTATAGAGATAGCAGACTGATGTTAATGTTCATAAACAAAGCACCTTCACGCAGAAAGCAAATCAATGATATCGTTCCTTAATATAACGCACACAAAAATTCTAAAACATCCCTTTAAAGTTTATTGATAATGGCCTCGACTCACACTTGAACATAAAACATTACAGCGTTATTTAGCCTTACTGAGATGTTTAGATGTCACACTGCAGACCATTTCAGATCATGACATCAACAAGACCATTGATGTTGGTCCATGGGGCTTGGTGCAAGGTTTTGGCAGAAGTATGCAAGGTGGACAACCTTCTGTCTTTCATGGGTGACCGAGGAAGGATTGCAGAAGAAGCATGCCGCTCAGGTTCGCGTGCTAGACTGTATGCATCAGACCTTCGTACTCACGGAACATTATGGATGGCTTGCTGGTTTGTGCCCTCAAAGGACAGATTTTTGGACATTTGGGTCTTTACATATACAATAGTATACTCTATTTATCAAGATAAAGGACCCTTAGAGGTCCATGACATAGATTCTCTATGTGCTAATAAAACCCTTGGCATTGGTGTGGATATACATTATTGCCGTAATTGGAGACTGCACGAGGGTCCGGTGGTTTTGGTGAGTGTGCTGTGGCATTCTttgcaattatttatatttgttttcttgacATTTAGATCCATGGTGTTAGACCAAATGGCACCATCGGGAAGGATATTCTTTGgtgccccatttttttttaaatttgaaataACAATATGAATTGAATTTACACAATTCATGAGGATTTTCAAATATAATTGATAAACCAATTAACTGTGGTTTTCTCTCAACATTATTGGTGACTTTTAGGGATGTAGAGCTTTGTAGGATTCTCATGTATGGCAAAGATTTTGAGCTCCAAGAAAAGGAAGTCCTCaaagtagaaaagaaggacaCAGGAGATCTCAATGAGGGTGCTCTGCCTACTGCTAAGCAATGTAAGCAATGTCTCCCTACCCAGAATGCCTCGCTGTCTGGGACACATCAAATGCTTTGACCTCAGACCACCCTGTTTAGAACTTTGCCCCGGAAATGATGGTCAAAAGGCCACCTCTACGGGTAACAGTGTTAATAGGAGCTGAAATGCATTGTATCTTTATCTTTATAAATGCATTTGTTATGTGTATTAATGTCACATTGATATAACAATATAATCAAATCAATTTATTACTTACGTTTGCATCTTGTAACCTCAATGAATTCAAAGTTTTTGGGAATTTCAACCGCGATGTTGGACCTTTGAGAGGGATCATCAGAACACATTACTTTTCCGTAATGAAGTGAAAATCAAAgagtaaagcaaaaaaaaaaacaatactgtaTGCTGTTTCTTTATGGAGAACTTTAAGAGATTATGTCAATCCTGGAAGATCCAGACTGGCCTCCCAGTCCACCGGGCAAATGCAAATCCACGGATATCTCCTGATGAAGCCCCggtggcgaaacgcgttgagaggaCTTTGAAAAGGTCGTTGTATGGACTTTTATcgctttttatgtatatattttctacGATTTTTATCGGatcaattgtatttatttatttattgagacCGAGTTTTGGGCTAGTCCcagaataaatatatagctTACACATTGGCACTTTATTTAAATCCATCGGCACTTTAAGAATATATCTTCACATCTCTATTTTGAGTGCAATGGTTGAATTTCATATTGAATAATTGGTTATCACTGTCTACactatttgtgttgtttttccttttctcttatATG
This window of the Spea bombifrons isolate aSpeBom1 chromosome 12, aSpeBom1.2.pri, whole genome shotgun sequence genome carries:
- the LOC128470126 gene encoding NXPE family member 4-like encodes the protein MATRNKYQYAVLVAIVFLASFMWKRNVFQNSIRIILQNSTCPVKDAPALPKLDVKNVEDAPSELQVKINDIFDKIKNRFPNAGFSNFSSTTSGQKSKAFIAYPKDKYCVGEDFVVELEMQDHTGIKKAYGGDFLMPRIFSPELGASVSGRVEDFSNGTYHVHFPLYWEGKVKVSVMLFHPSEGISALWRARHASLGVLGFHGRFVYHNQEAITKCGFKPSTDEEYCEYLDPDDEEAFYCVKPSNLPCECLHDMRAVDIQASYLTNEEKQMFQRSNIAVEIPKNFEFIEVTRCKHETSQKTKCQTGMSSPLPSGYFLNNTWNPVYCKMDVYKTKEDFTRCLQGKKLFLIGDSTLRQFIMHFTEGISIVQYFGYHGRQWNYWEKTLLALSIDKDIYVSYKRHGFPLESFMFYYFKEDKYTSRQIDLQGGGKDTIIVITMGQHFRQFPLQLYIRRALNIRRAIERLFLRSPDTKVIIKTENTRELNTAVERIGDFNGYAQYLVLREVFQGVNVGFVDAWDMTISSAAQSVHPAGGTFESIMSMTFTFAC